The sequence GCATCATTGAAATTACGGTAAGTCCGGAGGCCCTTGACAAGTACTTCAAGGGGCGCCTTCCGAGTGAGCAGCCGGTTGCATTTGGTGAGTTCACCATCGAATTTGACGTTTTTGAATTGCGCTCCAACGAGACGATTCTCGCGCAAGTGCCTGAATCCATCGAGGTCGCGACCAAACCCTCTGCGCTTGTTGCATCACCGTCGACAGAAGAGCAGCCCAAAAAGAAGGTGGATGAAATCTTGGAGAAATTCATTGAGAATGAACCGAGTATCACCCGTGGGAAGGCTGCAACGAGTCCGACGGGAGATCTTGCCAAAAATTCCTGCCATGTAGATGAGGAGTGGGTGACGGAAACTTTGGGCCGGATTTATGAAAAACAGGGCAATCGCAACAAGGCGATCAAAATTTATGAGAAGTTGCGCTTGCGATTTCCTGAGAAAAGCGATTACTTTGCCGACCTGATTGTAAAATTGAAGCAATAGCTGAATCCATGAATATCATTTTCGGAATCCTTGCCATTATCGCCGCGATCCTGTTGATCTTGATCGTTGTTGTGCAAAACAGCAAAGGCGGTGGCCTTTCCGGTGCCTTGGGCGCCAGCAATATCACCAACATGATTGGTACCCGTCGCGCAACGCAAGACATTGAAAAATATACTTGGTACTTGTTGGGAGGTTTGATCTTCTTGACATTCCTTGCCAACGTCACCAACTCCGCCAAGACGGTGCAGGCATCACAAAGCTTTGAGTCCTTGCTGAATGCCCCGAGCGCACCTGCTCCGCAAGCGCCTCCCGGCAATGCTGACAAGGGTGCTGCTGAAAATCCAGACGGTGCAGACCAATAATCATTGGTCTTGTAACATATAACGTGAAAGCCCTTTTGAAAAGGGCTTTTTTGTTTTCGATTCGCGGCGCATCAGGCTATCCATTGCTTGTTAAAATTCACAATATTCCCTACCTTGTTGACCATTCAGAATCGGCCTTCGTTCCCGAGTTTACGCATCCTTTCTCCCCTATTGACCTTCGGTACCTATGAAAATCCTCCTCAAAGTCGTCATCACCTTCCTTTTGTTCTTTTCCATGTTGTTTGGCATGCTGTTTAGCTATACCAACACAGAAAATGCAAAGGATTTGAAAAACAGTGAAGCAGCAATCGAGGCATTGGGCACTTTGGCCAATATGTTCGGTGCCGGAAGTCAAATGGACGGCATTCCAACTGCGGCCGACTATCAAACAGCCGTTTACATCGATGTGGTGTTCTTCCTGATGTGCATCGTGGGGATCGTATTTACCTTTCTCAAAGCCAAAAAGGCCGGTCTTATCGTCGCCGGAATCCTGGGCGTGATGGCGATTCTGTTTTTTGCCATGCAGCCGATGTTGAAAGGAGCAGCTTTTGAGGGCGAAAATGACGACAAAACACTGGCTTTGGTGTTTGCCATCACCGCATTCATTGGCGCTGCCTTGTTGGGATTGCTCAAGTATAAATTTTCCAGCACGGCAGCCGTCTCCGATGCCTCGAATACCTCAAACACAGAGGATTCATTTCGTCAAGCGTAAGTTTCGCTGAATAGGGCCCAGTCTTGGGAAAATACCGAAGAAGGCGCTTGAAACCCACAACGATTCGCCCCAAGCGGATACGGCGGTGGCTCATTTCGTGGACAAACTCCTTTTTGTCCGATTTGCCATTGCCGTTTATTCCATAACTTCGCGCCATATTTTGAAATATGGCAAAGACAGCGACTTCAATCGAAAAATTGCACAACATCAGCTACGACCGCAGCGGCTATTCCGACGCGCAATTGCTGGAACTTTACCGTGGAATCCTGCTTCCACGCATGATTGAAGACAAAATGTTGATCCTCTTGCGTCAAGGCAAGATCAGCAAATGGTTTTCCGGAATCGGTCAGGAAGCGATCTCCGTTGGCGGCACGATGGCCCTCAACAAAACGGACTACATCCTGCCGTTGCACCGGAATTTGGGCGTTTTCACCAACCGTGGCATGAAGTTGGGCCAATTGTTTGCCCAGTGGCAAGGCAGCCGCGAAGGCTTCACCAAGGGCCGCGACCGCTCGTTCCACTTTGGTTCGCCCGAGCACCGCGTCATCGGCATGATCAGCCACCTCGGCGCCATGCTGCCAGTCGCCAACGGCATCTCGCTTGCCAGCAACCTCGACAACGACGACGTCATTTCGATGGTGTTTTCCGGTGATGGCGGCGCAAGCGAAGGCGATTTCCACGAAGCCATCAACGTCGCCACCGTTTGGGATTTGCCGGTCATCTTCCTCATCGAAAACAATGGCTACGGCCTCAGCACCCCCAGCAACGAACAATTCCGCCACAAATACTTCATTGACAAGGCGATCGGCTATGGCATCGAAGGCATTCAGGTGGATGGCAACAACATCCTCGCAGTGCATCGCGCCGTGACCAAAATCGCTGCCGAAATGCGTGAAAACCGCCGTCCGGTTTTGTTGGAAGCCATGACCTTCCGCATGCGCGGCCACGAGGAGGCGAGCGGAACGAAATACGTGCCCCAAGAACTGTTTGACATGTGGGCGCAAAAGGATCCCGTAGCCAATTACGAGAGCTTTTTGCTGGATGCCGGCGTGTTGACCGAGGAATTGATTGCTGAAATCCGGGCCGAATTCAAAGCACAAATCCAGGAAGGACTCGACGAGGCTTGGGCCCTCCCGCCGGTCGTGGCCAATACGGCCTACGAATTGGCGGACGTTTTCGCACCCGACGAAGTCGCGCTTGTGCCGCCGCCCGCAGACGCAGGCACACGCGAACTGCGTGTCGTAGATGCCTTGAAAGAAGGCTTGGAACAGGCTTTGGAACGCGATCCGAAGCTGCTGCTCATGGGTCAGGATGTCGCTGAATATGGCGGCGTTTTCAAAGTGAGTGAAGGTTTTGTTGAAAAATTCGGGAAGGATCGCATCCGCAACACGCCGCTCTGCGAGTCGGCGATCATCGGTTCAGGCTTGGGCTTGGCCTTGCGCGGCCGTTCCTCCGTCGTCGAAATGCAATTTGCCGACTTCGTTTCCTGCGGGTTCAACCAAATCGTGAACAACCTCGCAAAAACGCATTACCGCTGGGATCTTCCCGTGCGTGTGACCGTGCGCATGCCTACGGGCGCGGGTTCGGCTGCGGGACCTTTCCATTCGCAGAGCAATGAAGCTTGGTTCGCCAAAACCGCCGGCCTCAAAGTTGTCTTTCCAAGCACGCCTTACGATGCCAAAGGCTTGCTCACCACCTCGTTGATCGATCCGAATCCGGTCATTTTCTTCGAACACAAATACCTCTACCGCAGCACCAACGGCATGGTGCCCGAGGCGTATTACAATCTTCCTTTTGGCAAGGCAAGGATCGTGCAACCTGGCACGGACTTGACGATTGTCGCCTATGGCTGGGCTGTGCAATGGGCGGAAGCCGCTGCGGCAGCCTATCCGGATGCGAGCATCGAGATCATCGACTTGCGTACCTTGATCCCTTGGGACAAGGAAGCGGTGCTCGAATCAGTCAAGAAAACGGGCAAATGTCTGATTGTCCACGAAGATACTTTGACCCTAGGATTTGGGGCAGAAGTGGCTTCCGTGGTGGCAGATGAGGCATTTCAGTGGCTGGACGGTCCGGTCAAACGCGTCGCTTCGTTGGATTCGCCGGTTCCGTTTCACAAAGCCCTGGAGGATGATTTCCTCGCGAGCAGCCGCCTCAATGCTGCGATTGGTGAATTGCTGAAGTGGTGAACGAATCGGAAAAAAGCCTATCTTGAAGGCTATGAAAATTTTCCGAAGAAGATTGCCATT comes from Bacteroidota bacterium and encodes:
- the secG gene encoding preprotein translocase subunit SecG encodes the protein MNIIFGILAIIAAILLILIVVVQNSKGGGLSGALGASNITNMIGTRRATQDIEKYTWYLLGGLIFLTFLANVTNSAKTVQASQSFESLLNAPSAPAPQAPPGNADKGAAENPDGADQ
- a CDS encoding dehydrogenase E1 component subunit alpha/beta, which encodes MSYDRSGYSDAQLLELYRGILLPRMIEDKMLILLRQGKISKWFSGIGQEAISVGGTMALNKTDYILPLHRNLGVFTNRGMKLGQLFAQWQGSREGFTKGRDRSFHFGSPEHRVIGMISHLGAMLPVANGISLASNLDNDDVISMVFSGDGGASEGDFHEAINVATVWDLPVIFLIENNGYGLSTPSNEQFRHKYFIDKAIGYGIEGIQVDGNNILAVHRAVTKIAAEMRENRRPVLLEAMTFRMRGHEEASGTKYVPQELFDMWAQKDPVANYESFLLDAGVLTEELIAEIRAEFKAQIQEGLDEAWALPPVVANTAYELADVFAPDEVALVPPPADAGTRELRVVDALKEGLEQALERDPKLLLMGQDVAEYGGVFKVSEGFVEKFGKDRIRNTPLCESAIIGSGLGLALRGRSSVVEMQFADFVSCGFNQIVNNLAKTHYRWDLPVRVTVRMPTGAGSAAGPFHSQSNEAWFAKTAGLKVVFPSTPYDAKGLLTTSLIDPNPVIFFEHKYLYRSTNGMVPEAYYNLPFGKARIVQPGTDLTIVAYGWAVQWAEAAAAAYPDASIEIIDLRTLIPWDKEAVLESVKKTGKCLIVHEDTLTLGFGAEVASVVADEAFQWLDGPVKRVASLDSPVPFHKALEDDFLASSRLNAAIGELLKW